ATGGAGTGCGGAACTTAGTTTTGCCGAAAACGGAGCTCAGGCCGTGGAGAAGTGGAGGGTTGAACATCCCGATCTAATTTTGATGGATTTGCGAATGCCAGAACTTTCGGGGATCGAAGCCACGAGGGTCATTAGAGGAGAAGAAACACAAAAGACACCGATCATTGCGCTTACGGCTTCCGCCATGCTAGACGAGCAGAACGAAATATTCACGGTCGGTATGGATGAATACGTGTCCAAGCCTTTTAATCCGGCCGAACTTCTCTCCAAGATCAGTAAGCATATTGTTTGATCACTCGGGTTTTCTCCAAATTAGTACGGTCATGCCCATGATTCCGATGATCAGAGCGTGAAGCACACCAACCACTGCAGACCAAATAACCG
This portion of the Flavobacteriales bacterium genome encodes:
- a CDS encoding response regulator produces the protein MGGQISLQSAEGKGSTFRIELPFKVGRTFKAHTPRQSDIQQPLLGKRILLAEDNPVNVVIADKILKKWSAELSFAENGAQAVEKWRVEHPDLILMDLRMPELSGIEATRVIRGEETQKTPIIALTASAMLDEQNEIFTVGMDEYVSKPFNPAELLSKISKHIV